A region of the Leptospira broomii serovar Hurstbridge str. 5399 genome:
TGTTCCGTTCCAAGTTCTTGCAGCGGCGTATATTTTCCGAGCTCCTCCCTCTAACAGACTTTCCACAAGCGCCTTTCCGATTCCTCGATTCGATCCCGTAACTAATGCGATTGCTTGGTTTACTTTCATTTCTTTCCTCTATGTATCAAATACTGATTTTCATTCAAAGCCGCTCTAAAACAGCCGGGCGGCCCGCGATGATGAATAGAAAGTATCCGATATTTTCAGAATCCGTTAACCGGAAGCAGGACAAAATAGTCGAAATCGGTCAAAATTAAAAATAAAATGAACGCGATCCTTATAGAGAATCAGAGAATCCCCAGTGCCGTTCATTGGCCAAAAACCGGTAAAGTAAATTCTGGAGTAATGTAAAGCTTCCTAATTAAATAGCGGCATTCCGATTCCAGAATTTACTTTATATTCAAATATATACTTTTTAGATAAGATTCCGATAAAGAATTAATCTAGATAAGCAACTTATTAATTTACTCTTCAATAATAATTTGCTAAAATTCCCACTTCTTGTCTTTCCATTCTGAAAAGTGAAGAACGTTTTTTATAGGACATCTGTTCTTAGCGCTGATGCAAATATTCTTCAAGTTTAAGTAATAAATGATTCGGCCAATCAGTCAGAGCCATAGTATCAAGATCTGCAAAACCGTGTAGTACATCTGCCATGCACCTGCGTTCGCTACCGCAGACACCTTCGATATTAACAAGAACATTGTTCCTTCGAAGCCGCTTTACTTTAACTCGAAAGTCAAGGACATCACCTAGTTTTGACGGTTTAAAGAACTTAGCAACAAAACGCATTGCGGGCAACCCTAGATTTTTTTCCACAACCATCTGGGGAAATCCAAAATCCAGTTCTTCGCGGAACCAATCTTCTAAAGCTTCGACGAAAAGGTTGAAATACTGTGGAGTGAAGACGACTCCGGCAGCATCGCAATGTTGCATTCGGATTATTTTGGAGACTTTATAGACTTTTGGCACTTTTCCTCCGAAGTCGATCCGCTTCATACTATTAGTCGTTCATTTGTCGACTCATAGTAAAGAGTTATCGCACCGCAATCAAATGTTTTTGTTTTTAAGAGTTTAAGATTAATTCTATCTTGGATGTTTTTAAATAACGACAGGCCGCTTCCTAAAATAATTGGCCTAACACTGAGTTGGTATTCATCAATTAAGCCCAGTAGCATTAAGGTCACTATTAAACTAGGGCTGCCAAGCAAAATGTTTCTACCTACTTGTTGTTTGAGTTCTAAAACTTCCTTTTTCAATTTCGCATTTTTCCAATCAACATTTTTCAGGGTGTGGGAAAAAACAATTTTGGGAATATTGTCTATTATTACGGCAAATTCATCCGTTGGTTTGTTACCGGTAGGATTTTTTATTACGGTTGGCCAATAGCTTTCCATTAGTTGATATGTTATCCTTCCATATAAAAGGGTTCCTGAGTTACTTTAATAACTCGTTGTAATGCTGAAGTATTTCATCGTCGGCACTCATTGCCGTATGGTCGTAAAACCCGTCCAGTGTCATATTCATTACTGCGATTAGTTTTTTCATTTTATTTAAATAAATTATCAATTTTCATGTCGGTCGGTTAAAGTTTGCACTGCAGCTGCATAGCGCATAACTTTTTCAAACCACCATTATCCATAAATGAGTTATCTCCGATTTGAGATCGATTCATAAATGAGAACTCGGTCAGGAGTATATAGTGTAAAGTCAGTATGGAACCGCAGACATAGTTCGCCCCTGTTTACGCAACATATTGGTAATTACTGGTAGAATTTTCAGTTGAAAGTAGGCCCCGGGAGCGATTTTCTGGCGCGGCTACTTGCGATTTTTTTAGCAGGCAGGTTGTAGCAGTGTCCTAAATATTGAAACTTAAACAAGGAGAAATCAAATGAGAAAAGTAAGCGTACTCGCTCATACGTCATTGGACGGCTTTGTCGGAGGGCCGAATGGGGAAATGGATTGGATCTCACATGATGATGAAGTGTTCCACTATGTCACCGAGCATTTTAAATCGGTTGATACCTGTCTGTACGGGCGTGTCGTTTATCAGATGATGGAAAGCTATTGGCCGACAGTGCCGAAAAATCCGGCAGCGACAAAAATGGAACTCCATCATGCCGATTGGGTGGAGAATATTCAAAAAATTGTTTTTTCTACAACTCTCGAAAAAGCGGAATGGAATAACACAAGATTAATAAAAAGCAATGTCGAGGAAGAAATTTCGAAACTCAAAAAACAACCCGGGAAAAATATGATGATATTCGGCAGCCCCAGACTGACTCATTCCTTTATGAATATGGGATTGATTGATGAGTTTTTGATCAATGTCAATCCTGTCATCTTGGGTAATGGAATCCCGTTATTTAAAGACATTAAGGATAAGATCAATTTAAAACTAATAAGTTCCACGACATTCAAATGCGGTGTCGTCGGACTTAAC
Encoded here:
- a CDS encoding dihydrofolate reductase family protein — its product is MESYWPTVIKNPTGNKPTDEFAVIIDNIPKIVFSHTLKNVDWKNAKLKKEVLELKQQVGRNILLGSPSLIVTLMLLGLIDEYQLSVRPIILGSGLSLFKNIQDRINLKLLKTKTFDCGAITLYYESTNERLIV
- a CDS encoding acyl-CoA thioesterase: MKRIDFGGKVPKVYKVSKIIRMQHCDAAGVVFTPQYFNLFVEALEDWFREELDFGFPQMVVEKNLGLPAMRFVAKFFKPSKLGDVLDFRVKVKRLRRNNVLVNIEGVCGSERRCMADVLHGFADLDTMALTDWPNHLLLKLEEYLHQR
- a CDS encoding dihydrofolate reductase family protein; the protein is MRKVSVLAHTSLDGFVGGPNGEMDWISHDDEVFHYVTEHFKSVDTCLYGRVVYQMMESYWPTVPKNPAATKMELHHADWVENIQKIVFSTTLEKAEWNNTRLIKSNVEEEISKLKKQPGKNMMIFGSPRLTHSFMNMGLIDEFLINVNPVILGNGIPLFKDIKDKINLKLISSTTFKCGVVGLNFGKKATGE